From a single Serratia surfactantfaciens genomic region:
- a CDS encoding PLP-dependent cysteine synthase family protein, with the protein MTNSWVKYAIGEIEADFQRSADTHLIRLNLPAFPGICLYLKDESTHPTGSLKHRLARSLFLYGLCNGWITENTTIIEASSGSTAVSEAYFARLIGLPFIAVMPSCTARRKVEQIAFYGGRCHFVDHAAQIYAASEQLAKELNGHYMDQFTYAERATDWRGNNNIADSIFRQMAREPFPVPKHIVMSAGTGGTSATLGRYIRYQGHDTQLTVVDPENSVFYDCFHHGDRTLIGSCGSRIEGIGRPRAEPSFIPSVVDNMLRVPDAASVATIHWLEGVLGRKVGASTGTNVWGALQLAKQMRENGEQGAIVTLLCDSGERYLDTYYNPEWVSNNIGDLQPYLAQLADL; encoded by the coding sequence ATGACAAACTCTTGGGTAAAATATGCTATCGGCGAAATAGAAGCGGATTTTCAGCGCTCCGCCGATACGCACCTGATCCGCCTGAATCTGCCGGCGTTTCCCGGCATCTGTCTGTACCTGAAAGATGAGAGCACTCACCCGACAGGCAGCCTGAAACACCGCCTGGCCCGCTCGCTGTTCCTTTATGGCCTGTGCAACGGCTGGATCACCGAGAACACCACCATCATCGAGGCCTCTTCCGGCAGTACGGCGGTGTCCGAAGCCTACTTCGCGCGGCTAATCGGCCTGCCGTTCATCGCGGTGATGCCGTCCTGCACCGCGCGCCGCAAGGTAGAGCAGATCGCCTTCTATGGCGGCCGCTGTCACTTCGTCGATCACGCCGCCCAGATCTACGCCGCCTCCGAACAGCTGGCGAAAGAGCTGAACGGCCACTATATGGATCAGTTCACCTACGCCGAACGCGCCACCGACTGGCGCGGCAACAACAATATCGCCGACAGCATTTTCCGCCAGATGGCGCGCGAGCCCTTCCCGGTGCCGAAGCACATCGTGATGAGCGCCGGCACCGGCGGCACCTCCGCCACGCTGGGGCGCTACATCCGCTATCAGGGGCACGACACTCAATTGACGGTGGTCGATCCGGAAAACTCGGTGTTCTATGACTGCTTCCACCACGGCGATCGCACTCTGATCGGCAGCTGCGGCAGCCGTATCGAAGGCATCGGCCGCCCGCGCGCCGAGCCGTCGTTCATCCCATCGGTGGTCGACAACATGCTGCGGGTGCCGGACGCCGCCAGCGTCGCCACCATTCACTGGCTGGAAGGCGTGCTCGGCCGCAAGGTTGGCGCTTCCACCGGCACCAACGTCTGGGGTGCGCTGCAGCTGGCGAAACAGATGCGGGAAAACGGCGAGCAAGGGGCGATCGTCACCCTGCTGTGCGACAGCGGCGAACGTTACCTGGATACCTACTACAACCCGGAGTGGGTCAGCAACAACATCGGCGACCTGCAACCCTATCTGGCGCAGCTGGCGGATTTATAA
- a CDS encoding YbaY family lipoprotein, with protein MKLWQIVGGAAALTITLAGCAQKSADVPTQTAGNPAAAQTQIQGPAVTGSVNIRQRIALPPDAVLTVTLSDASLADAPSKVIAQRAVRTEGQQAPFSFTLPYNPSDIQPNARIILSAAVTVNGRLMFITDTIQEVVNRNGTRADLLLVPVQGVPIQAAPTAMQ; from the coding sequence ATGAAACTCTGGCAAATCGTAGGCGGTGCCGCGGCACTGACGATCACGCTGGCAGGATGCGCGCAAAAGAGTGCTGATGTGCCTACACAGACGGCCGGCAACCCGGCGGCTGCGCAAACGCAGATTCAGGGCCCGGCGGTGACAGGTTCGGTTAATATACGTCAGCGCATTGCGCTGCCGCCGGACGCCGTACTGACGGTCACCCTCTCTGATGCCTCGCTGGCGGATGCGCCGTCTAAAGTGATTGCACAGCGCGCGGTACGCACTGAAGGGCAACAGGCGCCGTTCAGCTTTACGCTGCCGTATAACCCGTCCGACATTCAACCGAATGCGCGCATCATTCTGAGCGCGGCGGTGACGGTCAACGGGCGACTGATGTTTATTACCGACACCATCCAGGAAGTGGTCAATCGCAACGGCACCCGTGCCGATCTGTTGCTGGTTCCGGTTCAGGGTGTGCCGATTCAGGCTGCGCCAACCGCCATGCAGTAA
- a CDS encoding Lrp/AsnC family transcriptional regulator, with the protein MLDKTDRKLLCMLQQDCTQSLQALADAVNLTSTPCWKRLKRLEDEGYIRGRVALLDNEKLGLGLTAFVLIKTQQHSSEWYQAFVQLTSQMPEVLAFYRMAGEYDYLMQVEVADMKSYDGFYKRLVNGVPGLIDVTSSFAMEKIKYTTALPVPE; encoded by the coding sequence ATGTTAGATAAAACAGACCGTAAGCTGCTGTGCATGCTGCAGCAAGATTGCACCCAGTCGTTGCAGGCGTTGGCCGATGCGGTCAATTTGACCTCCACGCCATGCTGGAAACGTCTGAAGCGCCTGGAAGACGAAGGCTATATTCGCGGCCGGGTGGCCTTGCTGGATAACGAAAAGCTCGGGCTGGGGCTGACGGCGTTCGTGCTGATCAAGACCCAGCAGCACAGCAGCGAGTGGTATCAGGCGTTTGTACAGCTGACCAGCCAGATGCCCGAGGTGCTGGCGTTCTACCGTATGGCGGGAGAGTACGATTACCTGATGCAGGTCGAAGTGGCGGACATGAAAAGCTACGACGGCTTTTATAAGCGCCTGGTGAACGGCGTACCGGGCCTCATCGATGTCACCTCGAGCTTTGCCATGGAAAAAATCAAATACACCACCGCGCTGCCGGTGCCGGAGTGA
- a CDS encoding MGMT family protein yields the protein MQPEDASFSQRVFHVVAAIPYGKVTTYGEVARLAGSPRAARQVGGVLRRLPEGSTLPWHRVINRHGQISQQGEDFQRQRQALLAEGIIFGPHSTVDFDRYGWRW from the coding sequence ATGCAACCAGAAGATGCCTCTTTCAGCCAGCGGGTATTCCATGTCGTGGCCGCCATTCCTTACGGCAAAGTCACCACCTACGGCGAAGTCGCCCGGCTGGCCGGTTCACCGCGCGCCGCGCGTCAGGTCGGCGGCGTACTGCGCCGTTTGCCGGAAGGCAGCACCCTGCCCTGGCACCGGGTGATCAACCGCCACGGCCAGATCTCGCAGCAGGGAGAGGATTTTCAACGGCAGCGGCAGGCCTTGCTGGCGGAGGGCATCATTTTCGGCCCGCACAGCACGGTCGATTTCGATCGCTACGGCTGGCGCTGGTAA
- a CDS encoding HHA domain-containing protein codes for MTKTDYLMRLRKCTTIDTLERVIEKNKYELSDDELELFYSAADHRLAELTMNKLYDKIPTSVWKYVR; via the coding sequence ATGACTAAAACCGACTATCTGATGCGTTTACGTAAATGCACCACGATTGATACTCTCGAACGTGTTATCGAGAAAAATAAGTACGAGCTTTCCGATGATGAACTGGAGCTGTTTTACTCAGCCGCCGATCACCGTCTGGCAGAGCTCACCATGAACAAACTGTATGACAAAATCCCCACCTCCGTTTGGAAATATGTCAGATAA
- the tomB gene encoding Hha toxicity modulator TomB — protein sequence MDEYSPKRHDIAQLKFLCENLYDEGIATLGDSHHGWVNDPTSSVNLQLNELIEHIASFVMSYKIKYMDESDLSELVEEYLDDTYTLFSSYGINDSDLRRWQKTKARLFRMFSGEDICTTMKT from the coding sequence ATGGATGAGTATTCGCCTAAGCGACACGATATTGCTCAGCTCAAATTCTTGTGCGAAAATTTGTATGATGAAGGTATCGCCACCCTGGGAGACAGTCACCATGGCTGGGTTAACGATCCGACATCTTCCGTCAACCTGCAGCTGAATGAGTTGATTGAACATATCGCTTCGTTTGTGATGAGCTATAAAATTAAATACATGGACGAATCCGACCTGTCGGAGTTAGTCGAAGAATATCTCGACGATACCTATACGTTGTTCAGCAGCTACGGTATCAATGATTCCGACCTGCGCCGTTGGCAAAAAACCAAGGCGAGATTATTCAGAATGTTCTCAGGAGAGGACATCTGTACGACAATGAAAACTTAG
- the amtB gene encoding ammonium transporter AmtB has protein sequence MKRLLSMLGLSSVTLVPSLALAAPAVADKADNAFMMICTALVLFMTLPGIALFYGGLLRGKNVLSMLTQVTVTFALVCVLWVLYGYSLAFSEGNAVFGGFETAMLKGIGIDSVTGSISQMIHVAFQASFACITVALVVGGFAERIRFSAVLIFAIVWFTLSYLPIAHMVWGGGYLATDGALDFAGGTVVHINAASAGLIGAYLIGKRAGFGKEAFKPHNLPMVFTGASILYIGWFGFNAGSASAANGIAALAFLNTVVATAGAILSWTFAEWVLRGKPSLLGACSGMIAGLVAVTPAAGTVGVGGALIIGLVGGVAGLWGVVTLKKWLKVDDTCDVFGVHGVCGIVGCLLTGVFTASSLGGTGYAEGVTMGHQVWIQLVSVLITLVWSSAAAFIAFKIAGAMVGLRVPEEQEREGLDVNSHGESAYNQ, from the coding sequence ATGAAAAGACTGTTATCCATGTTGGGCCTGAGTTCGGTAACCCTGGTTCCTTCTTTGGCTCTGGCCGCCCCGGCGGTCGCCGATAAGGCCGACAACGCCTTTATGATGATCTGCACCGCGTTGGTGCTGTTCATGACGCTGCCGGGCATCGCGCTGTTTTACGGCGGCCTGCTGCGCGGCAAAAACGTGCTGTCGATGCTGACGCAGGTCACCGTTACCTTTGCGCTGGTCTGCGTGCTGTGGGTGCTGTATGGCTACAGCCTGGCGTTCAGCGAGGGCAATGCGGTGTTCGGCGGGTTCGAAACCGCGATGCTGAAAGGCATCGGCATCGACAGCGTTACCGGCAGCATCAGCCAGATGATCCACGTCGCCTTCCAGGCCTCCTTCGCCTGCATTACCGTGGCGCTGGTGGTGGGGGGCTTCGCCGAGCGCATTCGCTTCTCGGCGGTGCTGATCTTCGCGATTGTGTGGTTCACCCTGTCTTATCTGCCGATCGCGCACATGGTGTGGGGCGGCGGCTACCTGGCCACCGACGGTGCATTGGACTTCGCCGGCGGCACCGTGGTGCACATTAACGCCGCCAGCGCCGGGCTGATCGGTGCCTACCTGATCGGCAAACGCGCCGGCTTCGGTAAAGAGGCGTTCAAACCGCACAACCTGCCGATGGTGTTTACCGGGGCGTCCATCCTGTATATCGGCTGGTTCGGCTTCAACGCCGGCTCCGCCAGTGCGGCTAACGGCATTGCGGCGCTGGCGTTCCTCAACACCGTCGTCGCCACCGCAGGCGCCATTCTGTCCTGGACCTTCGCCGAGTGGGTGTTGCGCGGCAAGCCTTCGCTGCTGGGCGCCTGCTCCGGTATGATCGCCGGACTGGTTGCGGTGACGCCGGCGGCGGGCACCGTGGGCGTGGGCGGGGCGTTGATCATCGGCCTGGTGGGCGGCGTCGCCGGCCTGTGGGGCGTGGTGACGCTGAAGAAATGGCTGAAGGTGGACGACACCTGCGACGTGTTCGGCGTGCACGGGGTGTGCGGAATCGTCGGCTGCCTGCTGACCGGCGTGTTCACCGCCTCTTCGCTGGGCGGCACCGGCTATGCCGAAGGGGTGACGATGGGCCATCAGGTCTGGATCCAGCTGGTGAGCGTGCTGATCACGTTGGTGTGGTCGAGCGCCGCCGCCTTTATCGCCTTCAAGATAGCGGGCGCCATGGTGGGGTTGAGAGTACCGGAAGAGCAGGAACGCGAAGGACTGGACGTCAACAGCCACGGCGAGAGCGCCTACAACCAGTAA
- the cof gene encoding HMP-PP phosphatase — translation MYRLAAFDMDGTLLMPDHRVGPETLAVLNQLVEREMVVTFATGRHYLDAQPIMAQLGLQGYLITGNGTRVYDNRGQQLHATDLPAAVAEEVLHHHWRTSASMHVFRDEGWLTEFPVPEEMLRAHHLSGFRFQLAEVRRLPAFGNSKVCFVAPHEELLALQLQLRAQLGGEADLCFSAYDCLEVLPLGCNKGAALERLSRHLGLTMADCMAFGDAMNDKEMLGAVGHGVVMGNALPQLKSLLPQLPVIGHCQQQAVAHYLQHWLRSPCLTYSPEE, via the coding sequence ATGTATCGCCTGGCAGCTTTCGACATGGACGGCACGCTGTTGATGCCGGATCACCGGGTTGGCCCGGAAACGCTGGCGGTATTGAACCAGCTGGTGGAACGGGAGATGGTGGTGACGTTCGCCACCGGGCGCCACTACCTCGATGCGCAACCGATCATGGCACAGCTGGGGTTGCAGGGCTATCTGATCACCGGCAACGGCACGCGGGTGTACGACAATCGAGGTCAACAGCTGCACGCCACCGATCTGCCGGCGGCGGTCGCCGAAGAGGTATTGCATCACCATTGGCGCACCAGCGCCAGTATGCACGTGTTTCGCGACGAAGGTTGGCTGACCGAATTTCCCGTGCCGGAAGAGATGCTGCGGGCGCATCACCTGAGCGGCTTTCGTTTTCAGCTGGCCGAGGTGCGCCGCCTGCCGGCGTTCGGCAACAGCAAGGTGTGCTTTGTTGCGCCGCACGAGGAATTGCTGGCGTTACAGCTGCAGCTGCGGGCGCAGCTGGGCGGCGAGGCCGATCTGTGCTTCTCCGCCTACGACTGCCTGGAAGTGTTGCCGCTCGGCTGCAACAAGGGCGCGGCGCTGGAGCGGCTGAGCCGCCATCTGGGGCTGACGATGGCCGACTGCATGGCGTTCGGCGACGCGATGAACGACAAAGAGATGCTGGGGGCGGTGGGGCATGGCGTGGTGATGGGCAACGCCCTGCCGCAGCTGAAATCCCTGTTGCCGCAGCTGCCGGTTATCGGCCATTGCCAACAGCAGGCGGTGGCCCACTATTTACAACATTGGCTGCGTTCACCTTGCCTCACCTATTCCCCCGAAGAATGA
- the smdA gene encoding multidrug efflux ABC transporter permease/ATP-binding subunit SmdA gives MRLFAQIGWYFRREWRRYLGAVVLLIVIAILQLLPPKLVGIIVDGVTGKQMSTGVLMAWLGLMIGTAIVVYLLRYVWRVLLFGASYQLAVELRENFYRQLSRQNPAFYLRHRTGDLMARATNDVDRVVFAAGEGVLTLVDSLVMGLVVLVVMSTQISWQLTLLALIPMPLMAIAIKYYGDQLHQRFKSAQAAFSSLNDQAQESMTSIRMIKAFGLEDHQSNRFAEVAAQTGAKNMHVARVDARFDPTIYIAIGASNLLAIGGGSWMVVNGSLTLGQLTSFVMYLGLMIWPMLALAWMFNIVERGSAAYGRIRSLLDEAPAVQDGPQALPAGRGVLEVDIRAFHYPENPHPALHDVALTLKPGQMLGLCGPTGAGKSTLLSLIQRQFDVDEGQIRYHGLPLPQVKLDDWRSRLSVVSQTPFLFSDTVANNIALGQPGATQAQIEQAARLASVHEDILRLPQGYDTEVGERGVMLSGGQKQRISIARALLLDAEILILDDALSAVDGRTEHQILHNLRSWGQDRTVIISAHRLSALTEASEILVMQHGGVAQRGDPAALAAQPGWYRDMYRYQQLEAALDEAPENGEEALADE, from the coding sequence GTGAGATTATTTGCACAAATCGGCTGGTACTTCCGCCGGGAGTGGCGCCGCTACCTGGGCGCGGTGGTATTGCTGATCGTCATCGCCATCCTGCAACTGCTGCCGCCTAAGCTGGTCGGCATTATCGTGGACGGCGTCACCGGAAAACAGATGTCTACCGGCGTGCTGATGGCCTGGCTTGGGCTGATGATCGGCACCGCGATCGTCGTTTACCTGCTGCGCTATGTGTGGCGGGTACTGCTGTTCGGCGCCTCCTACCAGCTGGCGGTCGAGCTGCGGGAAAACTTTTACCGCCAGCTCAGCCGGCAAAACCCGGCGTTTTACCTGCGTCACCGCACCGGCGATCTGATGGCGCGCGCCACCAACGACGTGGACCGCGTGGTGTTCGCCGCCGGTGAAGGCGTGCTGACGCTGGTGGATTCGCTGGTGATGGGATTGGTGGTGCTGGTGGTGATGAGCACCCAAATCAGCTGGCAGCTGACGCTGCTGGCGTTGATCCCGATGCCGCTGATGGCGATCGCCATCAAATATTACGGCGACCAGCTGCACCAGCGCTTTAAATCGGCGCAGGCGGCGTTTTCCAGCCTGAACGATCAGGCGCAGGAAAGCATGACCAGCATCCGCATGATCAAGGCCTTCGGGCTGGAAGATCACCAATCCAACCGTTTCGCCGAGGTGGCGGCGCAGACCGGCGCCAAAAACATGCACGTGGCGCGGGTGGATGCGCGCTTCGATCCGACCATTTATATCGCCATCGGCGCCTCCAATCTGTTGGCCATCGGCGGCGGCAGCTGGATGGTGGTGAACGGTTCGCTGACGCTCGGGCAACTGACCAGCTTTGTGATGTACCTTGGCCTGATGATCTGGCCGATGTTGGCGCTGGCCTGGATGTTCAACATTGTCGAGCGCGGCAGCGCGGCCTACGGCCGTATCCGCAGCCTGCTCGACGAGGCGCCTGCGGTGCAGGACGGCCCGCAGGCGTTGCCGGCCGGGCGCGGCGTGCTGGAGGTGGATATCCGCGCGTTCCACTATCCGGAAAATCCGCACCCGGCGCTGCATGACGTGGCGCTGACGCTGAAGCCGGGGCAGATGCTGGGGCTGTGTGGGCCGACCGGGGCCGGCAAGTCGACGCTACTGTCGCTGATCCAGCGTCAGTTCGACGTCGATGAAGGGCAGATCCGCTATCACGGTCTGCCGCTGCCGCAGGTCAAACTCGACGATTGGCGTTCACGGCTGTCGGTAGTGAGCCAGACGCCGTTCCTGTTCTCCGATACCGTGGCGAACAATATCGCGCTGGGCCAGCCAGGGGCGACGCAGGCCCAGATCGAACAGGCGGCGCGGCTGGCCAGCGTCCATGAGGACATTCTGCGGTTGCCGCAGGGCTATGACACCGAAGTTGGCGAACGCGGCGTGATGCTGTCGGGCGGGCAGAAACAGCGTATCTCCATCGCGCGCGCGCTGCTGCTGGATGCGGAAATTCTGATCCTCGACGACGCGCTGTCGGCGGTGGACGGCCGTACCGAACATCAGATCCTGCACAACCTGCGCAGCTGGGGGCAGGATCGCACGGTGATCATCAGTGCGCACCGGCTGTCGGCATTGACCGAAGCCAGCGAGATCCTGGTGATGCAGCACGGCGGCGTGGCGCAGCGCGGCGATCCGGCGGCGCTGGCGGCGCAGCCGGGCTGGTATCGCGATATGTACCGTTATCAGCAGTTGGAAGCGGCGCTGGACGAAGCGCCGGAAAACGGTGAGGAGGCGTTGGCCGATGAATAA
- a CDS encoding metal ABC transporter ATP-binding protein has translation MITLRQLAIGYGTTPLFPPLNGQFSAGSLTAVVGVNGAGKSTLLKTLAGLLPPLAGCLSFNDAKPPRRAYLPQQAELDRQFPIAVSDLVAMGCWSQSGMFGGMNKRAASLVNEALANVGMSALAHSPVGELSGGQLQRVLFARLLVQQAPLILLDEPFTGIDSATTQILLQAIAQLHRQGRTVIAVLHDMSMVAEHFPQVLLLTPQACHWGAAERVLEQVPRYQAAERQPGLRAVAP, from the coding sequence ATGATCACATTACGCCAACTGGCGATAGGTTATGGCACTACGCCGCTTTTCCCGCCGCTGAACGGGCAGTTTAGCGCCGGTTCGTTAACCGCGGTGGTGGGCGTCAACGGGGCCGGGAAGTCGACGTTGCTGAAAACCCTCGCCGGTTTGTTGCCGCCGTTGGCGGGCTGCCTGAGTTTTAACGATGCAAAGCCGCCGCGCAGGGCTTATTTACCGCAGCAGGCGGAACTGGATCGGCAATTCCCGATAGCGGTGAGCGATCTGGTGGCGATGGGCTGTTGGTCGCAAAGCGGCATGTTCGGCGGCATGAACAAGCGCGCCGCGAGTCTGGTTAATGAGGCGTTGGCGAACGTCGGCATGAGTGCGCTGGCGCACAGCCCTGTGGGCGAGCTGTCTGGCGGCCAGTTGCAGCGGGTGCTGTTTGCGCGCCTGCTGGTGCAGCAGGCGCCGTTGATCCTGCTGGATGAGCCTTTTACCGGCATCGACAGCGCCACCACGCAGATCCTGCTGCAGGCGATTGCGCAACTGCACCGGCAGGGGAGAACGGTAATCGCCGTTCTGCACGATATGTCGATGGTTGCCGAGCATTTTCCGCAGGTGCTGTTGCTGACCCCGCAGGCGTGCCATTGGGGCGCGGCCGAGCGCGTGCTGGAACAGGTACCGCGGTATCAGGCCGCCGAACGGCAGCCGGGTCTGCGGGCGGTGGCGCCATGA
- the tesB gene encoding acyl-CoA thioesterase II, which translates to MSQALQNLLDLLDLEKIEEGLFRGQSEDLGLRQVFGGQVVGQALYAAKQTVPDERSVHSFHSYFLRPGDSSRPIVYDVETLRDGNSFSARRVSAIQHGKPIFYMTASFQSPEEGFEHQNQMPEVPPPEGLLSESEIAQKLAHMLPEKVRDKFIGQKPLEMRPVKFHNPLKGSVEEPHRYVWFRANGSMPDDQCIHQYLLGYASDFNFLPTALQPHGVGFLEPGMQVATIDHSMWFHRPFRMDDWLLYAVESSSASGARGFVRGQIYTRDGVLVATTVQEGVIRQRDA; encoded by the coding sequence ATGAGCCAGGCATTGCAAAACCTCCTCGATCTGCTGGATCTGGAGAAAATCGAAGAAGGGCTGTTCCGCGGCCAGAGTGAAGATCTGGGGTTGCGCCAGGTGTTCGGCGGGCAGGTGGTTGGCCAGGCGCTCTACGCCGCCAAACAGACGGTGCCGGATGAGCGCAGCGTGCATTCGTTCCACAGCTACTTCCTGCGTCCGGGCGACAGCAGCAGGCCGATCGTCTATGACGTGGAAACCCTGCGCGACGGCAACAGCTTCAGCGCACGCCGCGTCAGCGCCATTCAGCACGGCAAACCCATCTTCTATATGACCGCCTCCTTCCAGAGCCCGGAAGAAGGTTTCGAACACCAGAACCAGATGCCGGAAGTGCCGCCGCCGGAAGGGCTGCTGTCCGAATCAGAGATCGCCCAGAAGCTGGCGCATATGCTGCCGGAAAAAGTGCGCGATAAATTTATCGGCCAGAAGCCGCTTGAAATGCGCCCGGTAAAATTCCACAACCCGTTGAAAGGCAGCGTGGAGGAACCGCATCGCTACGTGTGGTTCCGCGCCAACGGCAGCATGCCGGACGATCAATGCATCCACCAATATCTGCTGGGCTACGCGTCGGACTTTAACTTCCTGCCGACGGCGCTGCAGCCGCACGGCGTCGGCTTCCTCGAGCCGGGGATGCAGGTTGCTACTATCGATCACTCGATGTGGTTCCACCGTCCGTTCCGCATGGATGACTGGCTGCTGTATGCGGTGGAGAGCTCTTCCGCTTCCGGCGCACGCGGTTTCGTGCGCGGCCAGATCTACACCCGCGACGGCGTGCTGGTCGCCACTACCGTGCAGGAAGGGGTAATTCGCCAGCGCGACGCTTGA
- the glnK gene encoding P-II family nitrogen regulator: MKLVTVVIKPFKLEDVREALSSVGIQGLTVTEVKGFGRQKGHAELYRGAEYNVNFLPKVKIDIAIADDQLDEVVDVISKAAYTGKIGDGKIFVAELQRVIRIRTGETDESAL; encoded by the coding sequence ATGAAGCTGGTGACCGTGGTAATCAAACCGTTCAAGTTGGAGGACGTGCGCGAGGCCCTGTCCTCCGTGGGCATTCAAGGGTTGACCGTAACCGAAGTGAAGGGCTTTGGCCGCCAGAAGGGGCATGCCGAGCTGTATCGCGGCGCCGAATATAACGTCAACTTCCTGCCCAAGGTCAAAATCGATATCGCCATCGCCGACGATCAGTTGGATGAAGTGGTTGATGTGATTAGCAAAGCCGCCTACACCGGCAAAATCGGCGACGGCAAAATTTTCGTTGCCGAGTTGCAACGCGTGATCCGCATTCGCACTGGCGAAACCGACGAATCGGCACTGTAA
- the smdB gene encoding multidrug efflux ABC transporter permease/ATP-binding subunit SmdB — MNKVQKLWPTLKRLLAYGSPYRKPLGLAVLMLWVAAAAEVAGPILVSYFIDNYVAKGQLPMMIVGGLAAAYILLELLAAALHYFQALLFNRAAVGVVQRLRTDVMDAALRQPLSAFDTQPVGQLISRVTNDTEVIKDLYVMVVSTVLKSAALIGAMLVAMFSLDWRMALVAICIFPAVFVVMGIYQYYSTPIVRRVRSYLADINDGFNEVINGMGVIQQFRQQVRFGERMSAASQSHYLARMQTLRLDGFLLRPLLSLFSALVLCGLLMLFGFSGEGVIGVGVLYAFINYLGRLNEPLIELTSQQSILQQAVVAGERIFELMDRSQQSYGADDRPLAGGRIDITDLSFAYRADKKVLQHISLAVPSRGFVALVGHTGSGKSTLANLLMGYYPVSEGEVRLDGRPLASLSHRTLRQGVAMVQQDPVVIADSVLANVTLGRNIDEEAVWRALETVQLADLVRGFPQGIHTRLGEQGNNLSVGQKQLLAMARVLVQAPQILILDEATANIDSGTEQAIQRALRVIREHTTLVVIAHRLSTIVDADSILVLHRGQAVEQGNHQQLLAQQGRYYQMYQLQLAGEQLAEAVREESQPA, encoded by the coding sequence ATGAATAAAGTGCAAAAGCTGTGGCCGACTCTGAAGCGGCTGCTGGCCTATGGCTCGCCGTACCGCAAACCGCTGGGGCTGGCGGTGCTGATGCTGTGGGTGGCGGCGGCGGCGGAAGTCGCCGGGCCGATCCTGGTGAGTTATTTTATCGATAACTACGTTGCCAAAGGGCAACTGCCGATGATGATCGTCGGCGGGCTGGCGGCGGCCTATATTCTGCTGGAGCTGCTGGCGGCGGCGCTGCACTACTTTCAGGCGCTGCTGTTCAACCGGGCGGCGGTGGGCGTAGTGCAACGGCTGCGCACCGACGTGATGGACGCTGCGCTGCGCCAGCCGCTCAGCGCTTTCGACACGCAACCGGTCGGGCAATTGATCTCGCGCGTTACCAACGACACCGAAGTGATCAAGGATCTGTACGTGATGGTGGTTTCCACCGTGCTGAAAAGCGCCGCGTTGATCGGCGCCATGCTGGTGGCGATGTTCAGCCTCGACTGGCGCATGGCGCTGGTGGCCATCTGCATCTTCCCGGCGGTGTTTGTGGTGATGGGCATCTATCAATACTACAGCACGCCGATCGTGCGCCGGGTACGCAGCTATCTGGCGGACATCAACGATGGCTTCAACGAAGTGATCAACGGCATGGGCGTGATTCAGCAGTTCCGCCAGCAGGTGCGCTTCGGCGAGCGCATGAGCGCCGCCAGCCAGTCGCACTACCTCGCGCGCATGCAGACTCTGCGGCTCGACGGTTTCCTGTTGCGGCCGCTGCTCAGCCTGTTTTCGGCGCTGGTGCTGTGCGGCTTGCTGATGTTGTTCGGCTTCAGCGGTGAAGGCGTGATTGGCGTCGGCGTACTCTACGCTTTCATCAACTACCTGGGGCGCTTGAACGAACCGCTGATCGAGCTGACGTCACAGCAGTCGATTCTGCAGCAAGCGGTGGTGGCCGGCGAACGTATTTTCGAACTGATGGATCGCAGCCAGCAGAGTTACGGCGCCGACGATCGCCCGTTGGCCGGCGGGCGTATCGACATCACCGACCTGAGCTTCGCCTACCGTGCGGACAAAAAGGTGCTGCAGCATATTTCGCTGGCGGTGCCTTCGCGCGGCTTTGTGGCGCTGGTCGGTCACACCGGCAGCGGCAAGAGCACGTTGGCCAACCTGCTGATGGGCTATTACCCGGTCAGCGAGGGGGAAGTGCGCCTCGACGGTCGCCCGCTTGCCAGCCTGTCGCATCGCACGCTGCGCCAGGGCGTGGCGATGGTGCAACAGGATCCGGTGGTGATCGCCGATTCGGTGCTGGCCAACGTGACGCTGGGGCGCAACATCGATGAAGAGGCCGTTTGGCGGGCGCTGGAAACGGTGCAGCTGGCGGATCTGGTCCGCGGCTTCCCGCAGGGGATCCATACCCGGCTGGGGGAACAGGGCAATAACCTGTCGGTCGGGCAGAAACAGCTGCTGGCGATGGCGCGAGTATTGGTGCAGGCGCCGCAGATCCTGATCCTCGATGAGGCGACCGCCAATATTGACTCGGGCACTGAACAGGCGATTCAGCGGGCGCTGCGCGTGATCCGCGAGCACACTACGCTGGTGGTGATCGCCCACCGGCTGTCGACCATCGTCGACGCCGATTCCATTCTGGTGCTGCATCGCGGCCAGGCGGTGGAGCAGGGCAACCATCAGCAGCTGCTGGCGCAACAGGGACGCTACTACCAGATGTACCAACTGCAGCTGGCGGGCGAGCAGCTGGCGGAAGCGGTGCGTGAGGAGAGCCAACCCGCCTGA